The following coding sequences lie in one Fusibacter sp. A1 genomic window:
- the hemB gene encoding porphobilinogen synthase has translation MIIRPRRNRKNENIRKLVRETRLNIHDLVAPIFAVEGVGVKEEIGSLPEVFHYSVDELKKEAVELFDLGIRAVLLFGVPSSKDSVATSAYDDEGIVQRAIRGIKEACPEMIVITDVCMCQYTDHGHCGILNEDGSVLNDETLEYLSRIAVSHAVAGADIVAPSDMMDGRVGAIRASLDRSGYQEVNILSYAIKYASNLYGPFREAAHSAPSFGDRKAYQMDYHNKRDALREIELDTLEGADMLMVKPASMYLDILSSMKEVSDLPLVCYHVSGEYAMLYHGVTTGIVDERAIYEQMIAFKRAGADLIITYFSKYLAKNMEAYHHEF, from the coding sequence ATGATCATTAGACCTAGAAGAAATAGAAAAAACGAAAATATAAGAAAGCTTGTCAGAGAAACGCGGCTTAACATCCATGATCTTGTGGCACCTATTTTTGCTGTAGAAGGAGTAGGTGTAAAAGAAGAGATCGGATCACTGCCGGAAGTCTTTCATTATTCTGTGGATGAGCTAAAAAAAGAAGCGGTCGAGCTATTCGATCTTGGCATCAGGGCTGTCCTGCTGTTTGGGGTTCCATCAAGCAAGGACTCTGTTGCGACAAGCGCCTATGATGACGAAGGTATAGTACAAAGAGCGATTAGGGGAATCAAAGAGGCGTGCCCTGAGATGATCGTGATCACCGATGTCTGCATGTGCCAGTATACCGATCATGGACACTGCGGCATCTTAAACGAGGACGGAAGCGTGCTAAACGATGAGACCCTCGAATACTTAAGCCGCATCGCTGTTTCACATGCCGTCGCGGGTGCCGACATCGTGGCGCCTTCTGATATGATGGACGGCCGGGTAGGGGCGATCAGAGCCTCGCTCGACAGGTCGGGTTATCAAGAGGTGAACATCTTGTCCTATGCCATCAAATATGCGTCGAACCTATATGGACCCTTCAGGGAGGCAGCGCATTCGGCGCCTAGCTTCGGTGACCGTAAAGCATATCAGATGGACTACCACAATAAAAGGGACGCTCTCAGGGAGATCGAACTCGATACATTAGAGGGTGCCGACATGCTGATGGTCAAACCGGCAAGCATGTATCTGGACATTTTAAGTTCGATGAAAGAGGTTTCTGATCTTCCGCTGGTGTGCTACCATGTCAGCGGTGAATATGCCATGCTCTATCACGGCGTGACTACGGGAATCGTCGATGAGAGGGCGATTTACGAGCAAATGATCGCGTTTAAGAGGGCTGGCGCCGACCTGATCATCACTTACTTCTCAAAATATCTGGCAAAAAATATGGAGGCTTATCATCATGAGTTCTAA
- the cobA gene encoding uroporphyrinogen-III C-methyltransferase, with the protein MNPKVYLVGAGCGDPELITVKGKRLLEMCDAVVYDRLANPELLALVSDSAVKIYVGKEAANHALTQDEINQLLVDLAGSHKHIVRLKGGDPYVFGRGGEEGVKLRENKIDFEVVPGITSAIGGLAYAGIPITHRSYASSFHVITGHLKEDELDHDWAAIAKYEGTLVFLMGLSNLERITGHLMGGGKDPSTPVALVQWASHNKQKKLIGTLEDITQKNRSAGLSSPCLIAVGEVINAHDTLDWFTSKPLFGRTVAVTRARDQASDLVFKLKALGASAVEVPTIKIVPRNEEALEVKLNSLKEYTHLVFTSQNGVKYFFEGLKRVGKDTRALGDMKIIAIGSQTAGALEHHGVIADLVPSVYVTEALVDLLKPQLKSADKLLVARAMNARKELITGLGSLCEVEEILIYESVAEELNEDQIEALSICDAITFTSASTVKHFFNQLGDKALDYLSSKKVVAIGPVTGDTLKGFGFKAFDMPGTYTIDGMVDRLSQLFEVEK; encoded by the coding sequence ATGAATCCTAAAGTATATTTGGTAGGAGCGGGTTGCGGAGATCCGGAACTGATTACTGTAAAAGGAAAGCGTCTGCTTGAAATGTGTGATGCTGTCGTCTACGATAGGCTGGCTAATCCGGAACTGCTTGCTCTTGTGAGTGATTCGGCCGTAAAGATCTATGTGGGTAAAGAGGCTGCCAATCACGCGCTGACGCAGGATGAGATCAATCAGCTGCTTGTCGACCTTGCAGGATCTCACAAGCATATCGTCAGACTAAAAGGTGGCGATCCCTATGTGTTCGGCAGGGGCGGTGAGGAAGGGGTCAAATTAAGAGAGAACAAGATCGACTTTGAAGTGGTGCCCGGCATCACTTCGGCTATAGGAGGCCTCGCCTATGCGGGTATACCCATCACCCATAGGAGCTACGCCTCGAGTTTTCATGTGATCACCGGTCATTTGAAAGAGGACGAGCTTGATCACGACTGGGCAGCCATCGCAAAATATGAGGGAACCCTCGTGTTTCTGATGGGGCTGTCCAATCTCGAGCGAATCACCGGTCATCTTATGGGCGGTGGCAAAGACCCATCTACTCCAGTGGCCCTCGTGCAGTGGGCAAGCCACAATAAGCAGAAAAAACTGATCGGTACCCTTGAGGATATCACACAAAAGAACAGGTCTGCGGGGCTTAGCTCTCCTTGCCTGATCGCAGTCGGTGAAGTGATAAATGCGCATGATACCCTTGACTGGTTCACTTCAAAGCCGCTATTTGGAAGAACCGTTGCGGTCACGAGGGCAAGAGACCAGGCAAGCGATCTGGTCTTCAAGTTGAAAGCGTTGGGTGCTAGCGCCGTTGAAGTACCTACGATCAAGATCGTTCCGAGGAATGAAGAGGCTTTAGAGGTGAAGCTGAACTCACTCAAGGAATACACCCATCTTGTATTTACCAGCCAAAATGGGGTGAAATACTTTTTCGAAGGCCTTAAAAGAGTGGGGAAGGATACCCGGGCACTAGGCGATATGAAGATTATCGCCATAGGGTCACAGACTGCCGGAGCGCTTGAACACCACGGTGTGATCGCCGACCTTGTCCCTAGCGTATATGTGACAGAGGCCTTGGTGGATCTTTTAAAGCCTCAACTGAAAAGCGCGGACAAGCTGCTTGTGGCAAGGGCGATGAACGCAAGAAAGGAACTGATAACAGGTCTTGGCTCTCTTTGTGAAGTGGAAGAGATACTGATTTATGAGTCAGTAGCTGAGGAATTGAACGAGGATCAGATCGAGGCGCTCTCGATTTGCGATGCGATCACCTTCACCAGCGCATCGACGGTGAAACATTTTTTCAATCAACTCGGCGACAAGGCCCTTGATTATCTGTCATCAAAGAAAGTGGTAGCAATAGGACCCGTCACCGGTGACACCTTGAAGGGATTCGGTTTTAAAGCGTTTGATATGCCAGGGACCTACACGATTGATGGAATGGTGGATAGGTTGAGTCAACTGTTTGAGGTGGAAAAATGA
- the hemC gene encoding hydroxymethylbilane synthase, translated as MSRELIIGTRGSKLALTQTNWVKSQLESHHEGLKISIKIIKTTGDRIQNVALDKIGDRGLFVKEIEEDLLNGCVDIAVHSLKDMPGVDTEGLKFVKSPVRADARDILIATTKVTSLEDLKEGAVVGTGSKRRAYQLKALRPDLNIEGIRGNVDTRLRKLDEGMYDAIVLAKAGLDRLGIEREHYLVLDPKWMLPAPAQGILGIQIRESDTEAEKLLGSLVHEESHLQATAERAFLRHIDGSCHMPIGAYATLDEGLLTLEGLFGNEDGSVMVRQTVSGDPSDAQALGKALADALKERMQTNES; from the coding sequence ATGTCTAGAGAACTGATCATAGGAACAAGGGGCAGCAAACTGGCGCTTACTCAAACCAACTGGGTTAAAAGTCAGCTGGAAAGCCATCATGAAGGGCTTAAGATCTCAATAAAGATAATCAAGACGACCGGGGACCGCATTCAAAACGTAGCCCTCGACAAGATAGGTGACCGAGGTCTTTTTGTGAAGGAGATCGAAGAGGACCTCCTAAATGGGTGTGTGGATATCGCCGTCCATTCCTTAAAGGATATGCCTGGAGTGGATACAGAGGGGCTAAAATTCGTAAAATCGCCTGTTCGGGCGGATGCGAGAGATATACTGATAGCAACCACGAAGGTCACCTCGCTTGAAGACTTAAAAGAAGGTGCTGTCGTAGGCACTGGCAGCAAGAGAAGGGCGTATCAGCTCAAGGCGCTCAGACCTGACCTGAATATCGAGGGAATCAGGGGGAATGTCGATACCAGACTTAGAAAGCTGGATGAAGGCATGTATGACGCCATAGTGCTCGCAAAAGCGGGACTTGACAGGCTCGGGATAGAGAGGGAGCATTATCTCGTACTCGATCCAAAGTGGATGCTACCCGCGCCGGCACAGGGGATTCTTGGAATTCAGATAAGGGAGTCGGACACCGAGGCGGAAAAACTGCTAGGCTCGCTTGTCCATGAAGAGTCCCATCTGCAGGCTACAGCCGAGAGAGCTTTTTTAAGGCATATCGACGGATCATGCCATATGCCGATCGGCGCCTATGCGACATTGGACGAAGGTCTTTTGACCCTTGAAGGACTATTTGGAAACGAGGACGGATCGGTGATGGTCAGACAGACGGTGAGCGGTGATCCAAGCGATGCGCAGGCCTTAGGCAAAGCACTTGCCGATGCGCTTAAAGAAAGGATGCAAACGAATGAATCCTAA
- a CDS encoding bifunctional precorrin-2 dehydrogenase/sirohydrochlorin ferrochelatase: MIPIMIDVKGKPVLIVGYGAVGRRKAELFLTEGAQVYLYDLQASLETSGIPTVEDVFSDDTAYFMVVVCTDDRDFNHRIVDHFKNKALVNVADSPEDSCFHNMASVRRGELTVAVSTNGGYPGVGKRIKNELENFFEEDYGCYLAYLAGERKKYLSLEEAEKKRQLDRLLAIDYKTYKKMKESQCLEN, from the coding sequence ATGATACCCATAATGATCGATGTGAAAGGAAAGCCTGTCTTGATTGTCGGATATGGTGCAGTCGGCAGGCGAAAAGCCGAGCTCTTCCTAACGGAAGGGGCCCAGGTCTATCTGTACGACTTGCAAGCAAGCTTAGAGACCAGTGGAATCCCAACCGTTGAAGATGTGTTTTCAGACGATACGGCCTATTTCATGGTGGTGGTGTGCACAGATGACAGGGACTTCAATCATAGGATCGTGGATCATTTTAAAAATAAGGCGCTCGTCAATGTAGCGGATTCACCTGAGGACAGCTGTTTTCACAACATGGCTAGTGTGAGGCGCGGCGAGCTGACGGTGGCTGTCTCGACAAACGGCGGTTATCCCGGAGTCGGCAAGCGCATAAAGAACGAGCTGGAAAACTTTTTTGAAGAGGATTACGGATGCTACCTCGCCTATCTTGCCGGGGAAAGAAAGAAATACCTGTCACTTGAAGAGGCTGAGAAGAAAAGACAGCTCGATCGCCTGCTTGCGATCGACTATAAGACGTATAAAAAAATGAAGGAGAGCCAATGTCTAGAGAACTGA